In Gigantopelta aegis isolate Gae_Host unplaced genomic scaffold, Gae_host_genome ctg6398_pilon_pilon:::debris, whole genome shotgun sequence, a single window of DNA contains:
- the LOC121366615 gene encoding uncharacterized protein LOC121366615, with product MKPYQIFGRTCGPEVFFLLGFSVCLSLMYIISIYNRPIASVEPTLNIRDQPDAPNQSKVFKWTGKGWQRLINFCTWSDFHDCSMLKTPNGDTPIFHHDPKHDYTSGILMNSGMKEPQTIRSILDYLAHDHSITFLDVGAHVGSIGLQMAKVGYTVVTVDPLPENVGRLCKSVERGRFVDSVTILFSPVSDAHKTVAFKRKWNIGETKVELVSTEHTEYKTATPSCELSPLLSSTATLDNVLPFIKSHKVFVKIDVESHEYFVIKGAEEFFRQKEVVGIFMEWIHVKKTPEAVTLISLLNNYGFKAYELNTMVEALINEDYKNWPMDVIWKRP from the coding sequence ATGAAACCATACCAAATATTTGGAAGAACGTGCGGACCGGAGGTTTTCTTCTTGCTTGGATTTTCAGTGTGCCTTTCATTAATGTACAttatctctatatataatagGCCTATTGCTTCAGTTGAACCGACATTGAATATACGTGACCAGCCCGATGCACCTAACCAAAGCAAGGTTTTTAAATGGACAGGAAAAGGATGGCAGAGGTTAATCAATTTCTGCACTTGGTCTGACTTCCATGACTGCAGTATGTTGAAAACGCCCAATGGGGACACGCCTATTTTCCACCATGACCCCAAACACGACTACACTTCCGGCATACTGATGAATTCTGGGATGAAAGAACCGCAGACGATCAGATCAATTCTCGACTACCTCGCACACGACCACAGCATCACGTTTCTTGACGTGGGCGCACACGTGGGCTCCATAGGTCTCCAGATGGCTAAAGTCGGCTACACAGTCGTCACCGTCGACCCGTTGCCGGAAAACGTCGGCAGACTGTGCAAGTCGGTGGAAAGGGGACGATTCGTGGACAGTGTCACTATTCTCTTCTCGCCAGTATCCGACGCCCACAAAACCGTGGCCTTCAAACGCAAGTGGAACATTGGTGAAACTAAAGTTGAACTGGTGTCGACAGAACACACAGAGTATAAGACTGCAACGCCTTCATGCGAGTTGTCTCCATTGCTTTCAAGTACAGCGACTCTGGATAACGTTTTGCCCTTTATAAAATCGCACAAAGTGTTCGTGAAAATCGATGTTGAATCTCAcgaatattttgttattaaaggtGCGGAGGAGTTTTTCAGACAAAAAGAGGTTGTGGGAATCTTCATGGAATGGATTCACGTGAAGAAAACACCGGAAGCAGTAACATTAATATCCTTATTAAATAACTATGGCTTCAAAGCATATGAACTGAATACCATGGTCGAGGCACTTATAAATGAAGATTATAAGAACTGGCCTATGGACGTTATTTGGAAACGaccttaa